GCTCAGGTTTTAAAGTAACTGTGAGGCCCGGAGAAGCTCAGACACACATGACTTTCCCTTGTAGCTATGGCTGTGGCCTGGGGAACTGATCCAGGCCACCCAACCTGGCTCCACCCACCACAGGTGTTCACTGCATGTGTTTGGATATGTAGTGGTGGATAAACACCTACTGAACGAACATTTGTGGGGCTTGGGGGCAGTCACTAGCACACCAATAATCTCCAGTGCCTGCTTTGAGGTGTTGTAGTTCAACAAGGGTCCCTTGCAAGTTCTAGATACATTGAATGTGTTCCCTGTGGGCACAGAGGGGCTCTGGATGCAGGTGCCTATGAGCTTCTCTGAGGCTGGAGAGGGGTAGTTCTGGAAGGATAGGGCTTAGGGACAGCCCCCATCCTCTGTTCCCTCTGAAAGCCTCCTTTAGTCTCAATGTTACCCTGCCTTCCAGACAGAGGAGCTGAACCGAGAAGTGGCCACCAACACGGAGGCCCTGCAGAGCAGCCGGACGGAGATCACAGAGCTCCGTCGCTCTGTGCAGAACCTGGAGATCGAGCTGCAGTCCCAGCTCAGCATGGTGGGTCCCTGTCCCTGTTCTGCCTGGTGCTTGTCACTCTTGTTGAGCTCTGACACACAGAACCCCCACTTGGAGAACCAGAAGCAACCTGTTTAGCCCACCCCACTGGGTCTCTCTCTGCCCCAGTTACAGTTTATATGTCACTCAGCTGGGACTACGCTCCCTCCCAGGTGGGTGTCATCTctggggaagggcccagctctTGTCTCACTGTCAATCTGTCCCTTGGGCCACAGAAAGCATCCCTGGAGAACAGCCTGGCAGAGACAGAGGCGCGCTATGGGGCACAGCTGGCGCAGCTTCAGGGCCTCATTAGCAGCGTGGAACAGCAGCTGTGTGAGCTGCGGTGTGACATGGAAAGGCAGAATCATGAGTACCAGGTGCTGCTGGATGTAAAGACCAGGCTGGAGCAGGAGATCGCCACTTACCGCCGCCTGCTGGAGGGAGAGGATGCCCagtgagttgggggggggggtggtggtctAGGCACCTACCAGGTTGGGCTGGATACTACCTTGTCCAAGAAATGTCAACAGTTCCATGTGAATGTGGAGGTGTGCAGGGGTGAAGTGATAGAAAAGGCACAGGTCTGACTCATGAAGGTTGTCATGAGTACCATCTGAAAGCATGTAGACTAGATCTTGTGGGCCATGGGGAGCTATGGAGTGACATGGAGCAGAATGACAGGCATCTGGGTCTTTGGGAATATTTGCTTTGGCTACTGAGGGAAACATGGGCCTGAGTGGAAGTGGATGGGCAGAGGAGTGGCTTCAGGAGGCTGTGGAACAGGGAGTCTGGTCAGCTGACAGAATCTCCAGAGGGGGGTTGTGTAGACAGAAGAAAGGTCTCCCTAAAAACAGCAGGACAGGattcatgcgtgtgtgtgtgtgtgtgtgtgtgtgtgtgtgtgtgtgacagagagagagagagagagagagagagagagagagagagagagaaggagaagagagagagggagggagggagggaggaaaagagagagagggaaggagaagagagggagggagggaggaagagagagagggagaagagagggagggagggagggaggaaaagagagagagggaaggagaagagagggagggagggaggaaaagagagagagagggaaggagaagagagggagggagggaggaaaagagagagagggaaggagaagagagggagggagggaggaagagagagagagggagaagagagggagggagggagggagagaagagagagaacatggctTACAGTTGCTATGCAATAAATGCTGAGGGAATCTGAGAAGGAGTGGGTAACAATGACCCTGGGTTTCTGGTTTGGATGACTGGTCTAGTGTGACCAGTGACATCATTAGCCTGGACAAGGTAAGGTGCCTGGCAAGTGATACTTTGATTTGGAGTTGGGAATGTTGATAAAAGTTTCCATGGGGAGCCAAGAGTGTCCTGGGGTCTCCATAGGAAGTCAATAGTGTCCTGGGGTCTCCACGCTTAGCCACAATTCTAGACTTTGCTTTATAAAATGGTGAATTTTGTCTACAGTCTAACCAGTGTCTCTTGCTTTAAAGAAAGGAGTCTTATTGGGCCCTTCAGGATATGGAAATCCATTTGTGCAGTGTCTCCTTGTAAATCCTGGTTTAGTAGCCCACAACATAGCCACAAATGCCCTTGGctatttcttttctccctcctgttTTGAGGAGCCTATAGGATTTGAGTTTTGGTTTACGCTGTTTTCTGTGAACTCTTAGCTGTGATTTCCCAATTTGTGGGATCTCTCTTACTCTTTTGGGGTCTCCTCAGCTGCCCATCCTTCCCAGAAGTGCTCCCTGGGGCTCTTTGCTTGTGACACCTCTGGGATGacaggtccctctctccctgcaGCCTGGCTACTCAGTACTCCTCATCCCTGGCTTCGCAGCCCTCCCGAGAAGGTAAGAGTCTTATCCTGTCCTGTGTATGGGacatggtggggagggggagattaGCGGTGCTACAACCTAGCTGGCAGGTTGGGTAGGGGCTCCTGCTTGAACCTTCCTATGACCCCTTCTCTGCTATCTGTAGGCACGGTGACCAGCCGCCAGGTTCGCACCATTGTGGAAGAAGTCCAGGATGGCAAGGTGGTCTCTTCCAGAGAGCAGGTGCACCGTTCCACCCACTGAGGTCCTTTTCTGCATACAATAGCCCTGGCACAGGGGCTTACGCTGCTGGTCCCTGCATCTACTGCCATGCCTGAATTCCCATGAGCTAGCTGTTGCCTTCTGTGTTTGGTTTGTGCTGCCCCTTACAGAGAGGCCCCTTGGGTTGACCCCAGAAATCGCTAATAAAGCTTTGAAGAAGTCTGGTCCTTGAATTCATCATTTGTCTGGTCATCGGTTCAGGCAGCGTAGGCTGAGCGGCTGGGGAGTGTTCACCTAAGCGTCTGGTATCGCTTGTCACCTGCCCACTTGTTCTGCCCACTCCATCCAGGCTGGGGTTGTCTTGGAAGTCAAGAGGGAAGGAGATGGAAGGATTGAGGGTGGAGGTATGGAACATCCTGTTTTCTAAGAATCTGCCTCTGGGGCTGGCTTCTGGTGCTGGTCCCTGGGTGGCCTGCAAGCTTTCTGGGTACCACACCTGTTAGAGAACAACTGTATTAAAACAAAGGCACAGGGGTCTGGCTGGGAATGACAACTTGGAGTGGTCTAGGACCTTGATGGATGAGGGGGTGGCAGCCTGGCAGTCTCAGCCCAAGAAGCCAGACCGGCTCTACCTGGCTCCccgggggtgtgtgtggggtggggcgGCCGTGTTTGTGAGTGTGGGGGGCGTCCTGTTTGCTTTGGTGGCTTGGCAGCTCCTGGGCTATTGGGGAAACCTCTCCCAGCTGCCGATGGGGGCTGTCTAGACCTGTCTGGGAGGAGGAACCCACTGGCAGTCTGAAACACGACCAAATTCCACCCAGCAGGCCTCCCAGGACCCTGGGACCTAGGGCTGGGCTTAGGATGGTGGGTGGGGCTAGGTGGAGCCAGGGGGTGGGGCCTGTGGCCCACCCTGGGGAACCATGCTGTGGTCTTTGTCTTGGGGAATCTGGCATGAGTGGGGTGGGGTAAGAGTGTTAAGGGATATCGTTTAGTTTTTTTCCTGGTTGGGACCTgagctgttctgttctcttaggTCTATCAGGATGCAGAAAAGGGTAAGGGATGTGAAAAGAGACAACCCGTTCATGGTCCCCACAGACTTCCTTTCATAAGGCACCCCTCCTAAATGTAGCTCTCTTTCCCTCTGAGCTTTAGCTGAGCTCGTGCCTGCCCACCTGGCCCTGGAAGCTGTACTGTCGGAAGGAAGTAGGGAAACATCTAGAAGGGAAGTCTGGGCTTCCTAAGGGTTGGGGGCAGTTTCAGAAAACTGGATGAGGAGCCTCATCCCAGGATGTGTGCCTGGGTGTTGGGACTGCTCAGAGGGGAGGGGTGACTCCTGGGTCAGGGATGTTGTAGCTGAGTGACGTGTAAGGGTGTACTATGCCAGCCCATGGCTTGAGTGAACTGGGCCTGTTTGGACATCACATTCGTTGCTAAGCTCTGATTTCCTGCCTAGGTTGGCAACTGGAGGCTTTGAGGTAGTTTCTGTGTTGGGTGGTGGGCCTAGCTCTCCAGTCAGGGTGTGTACACGGTCTTTCTGATTCCCCAGTCCCCAGATGCAGGCTTTTCACACGCGGGGAGTGGCATGATGAGAAGGAAAGCCACCTCAGGTGTGTGGGGTGCCTAACTCCCCACCTCATTTCCCATCAAGCTGGGGAGGTAACTGCCTGAGAGGACTGGGTGGAGGTGACGTCGCCAGCTCCTCTTGTCCGTATTAGGTCATGGGAAAGCGTAGCTGGAGGGCCTGCCTGAATCACAGGTGACAGGCCAGagaccagagacagacagacagatgcacacacacacacacacacacacacacacacacacacacacacaccatcatgaCACCCAGTGCAGGGTTTGGTGAAATGAGGCAGAGCCccagaggtgggaggggagggggcccATAGCCACCTGGGAGCTGGCGGGTGTCCAGTGGTGATGAAAGCCCAGGGGAATGGAAACAGCAGAGAGCCTGTTGTAATCGCTACGCCCACTGGCTGCCCTATAAAGGAAACGGGCGAGCCCTGGCGCAGCACGCACCTTGGCgcctctctacctcccaagcccTCCAGCTCCACATCCGTTGCCGGCTgccaccatgaccaccaccatcCGCCAGTTCACCTCCTCCAGCTCCATCAAGGGCTCCTCTGGCCTGGGTGGCGGCTCATCTCGAACCTCCTGCCGACTGTCTGGCAGCCTGGGTTCAGGCTCCTGCAGGCTGGGGTCAGCTAGTGGCCTGGGCAGTGCTCTTGGGAGCAATAGTTACTCCAGCTGCTACAGCTTTGGTACTGGCAGTGGTTATGGAGGCAACTTTGGGAGTGTTGATGGGCTGCTGGCTGGAGGAGAGAAGGCCACCATGCAGAACCTCAACGACCGGCTGGCCTCCTACCTGGACAAAGTGCGTGCCCTGGAGGAGGCCAACACAGAGCTGGAGGTGAAGATCCGAGACTGGTACCAGAAGCAGGCCCCCGGGCCAGCCCGTGACTACAGCGCTTACTACCATACCATTGAGGATTTGAAGAACAAGGTAGGATTGCTGGCGGGAGGGGCATAAACCACCCACCACCTGCCCTCATCAAGGCCTGGAGTCAACAGGGGCTGCCACAGGGTATCTAGGCTCTAGTTTGACCCATCTCCCTTTGAGGGGGCAACTGGCTGGGCCAGGAACAAGCTTGGGCATTGGGAGGCTCCTTCCAGTGCTGTTTCCTCCTGGAGCAGTGTTCATGTCATTGATGTCTAGACCATTAGACATCATGGTCTGGGAGGAGGGCTGGTTCCATAGAGTGGAGCTGAATTTGGAAGAAGGGGTTTGGGTGAGGGGCTCTGAGAGTGTGCTCCATAGCATCCTAAtagaggaagcaggagagggtAGGGCAGCAGACTCCCATGGGAATGTTTTaggggatttttcttttctggcttccttggctTTTCTTTTGTCCCTAAGGATATTCCAACATGATCtaactccttctgcctcccagcctGAGGCTGAGACTGGCATGAGGAGGGTTTACATGAGCAGGCAGTGCTAAGTTTCATCTCATTGGACTCCCCATTTGCCCATCTCTGCCAACAAGGGCAACGTTGCAGAGGGAATGGCTGGCAGGAAGAAGGGTTTTCTCTGAAAGCAGTGAATCCCAGCCTCCAGCCAGGAAGCCTGGCTCAGAACATGGGCCTGGGTTGAGCCACCCTAAACTCAATGACCTATTGACTTgtcatctctccagatccttgTGGCCACTGTGGACAATGCCAGCATCCTGCTCCAGATTGACAATGCCCGTCTGGCAGCTGACGACTTCCGTACCAAGTGAGTCCCAGAGGGTTACAAGCTGAGGGGACATCCTGGGGCAACTTTCCTCACCTTATGACTTcccagaagacaggagagagagagggcctGGGAGTTACGAGCTGAGTCCTTAGTTGGATGAGCAAAAACAGCTACCTTTGAAGCTAGTTAAGgggggaggaagcagaggatcAAGTTCGGAAGCCAGCAGGCATGGGGTCTTGCCTTGTGGTTGTTCCTGGGCTCAGGATTGCAGCTTCCACTCCACCCTCTGATTCTCTCTCAGTTGTTCTGGCTTTGGCAAAGGGAGGGCAGAGATGACACCAGGACAGAGACCTATGTGTTAGAGCATAGTGGCCTGAGGTCTCTGGTTTTCATTGCAGGTTTGAGACGGAGCAGGCCCTGCGCATGAGCGTGGAGGCTGACATCAATGGCCTGCGCCGGGTGCTGGATGAGCTGACCCTGTCCAGAGCTGACCTGGAGATGCAGATTGAGAACCTCAAGGAGGAGCTGGCCTACCTGAAAAAGAACCACGAGGAGGTAAGGGGGCAGGGTCAGCAGGTCAAAGGAGATGAGGAGTAGGTGGCAGAGCCCTGGGGTTGGGCTGCACTTGAGGGCGTGGGAGAGAGGGCTTGTTGAGTTTAGTCATCCTATAGGGCTGCCCTTTCTGTAGAGTCTTCGTTCCTGTGGTCCAGAGCTTCcatgcatccctgcatccctgcatccctgcatccctgcatcttAGGAACCTGCTGGGCCTCATAGAggccttctctcctttccctgcttcacacagtgtcagaggaggagggagatgctCAAACGCTTGTTTTAGTTCCAACTCTTAAACCTGAAATCCCCAAAGGCATTTGGAGATTGGAAGGAAAAGTTTTAGGGGCAAAGACCTAGTATCAGATGTCTCTGGAGAACCCTCCTGACTAATGAGGGAGGCACAGTGTGAAGGTGGGCACTGAGTCcatacagaacaaacaaacaaacaaacaggcagacaAACTCCATAGGAGGGTCAGAGGGAAGAGGCTGGGTAGATCAAAAGGTCTTTAGGAAGAGGATTAGACCTAAATGTAGGCTAGGGAAGTCTTGGGTCTGTAGGGCCAGCACTGGCCCAGAAGGTCACA
The nucleotide sequence above comes from Arvicanthis niloticus isolate mArvNil1 chromosome 6, mArvNil1.pat.X, whole genome shotgun sequence. Encoded proteins:
- the LOC117711923 gene encoding keratin, type I cytoskeletal 42 isoform X3 gives rise to the protein MSVEADINGLRRVLDELTLSRADLEMQIESLKEELAYLKKNHEEEMNALRGQVGGDVNVEMDAAPGVDLSRILNEMRDQYEKMAEKNRKDAEEWFFTKTEELNREVATNTEALQSSRTEITELRRSVQNLEIELQSQLSMKASLENSLAETEARYGAQLAQLQGLISSVEQQLCELRCDMERQNHEYQVLLDVKTRLEQEIATYRRLLEGEDAHLATQYSSSLASQPSREGTVTSRQVRTIVEEVQDGKVVSSREQVHRSTH
- the LOC117711925 gene encoding keratin, type I cytoskeletal 17 isoform X1 codes for the protein MTTTIRQFTSSSSIKGSSGLGGGSSRTSCRLSGSLGSGSCRLGSASGLGSALGSNSYSSCYSFGTGSGYGGNFGSVDGLLAGGEKATMQNLNDRLASYLDKVRALEEANTELEVKIRDWYQKQAPGPARDYSAYYHTIEDLKNKILVATVDNASILLQIDNARLAADDFRTKFETEQALRMSVEADINGLRRVLDELTLSRADLEMQIENLKEELAYLKKNHEEEMNALRGQVGGEINVEMDAAPGVDLSRILSEMRDQYEKMAEKNRKDAEDWFFSKTEELNREVATNSELVQSGKSEISELRRTMQALEIELQSQLSLKASLEGSLAETENRYCVQLSQIQGLIGSVEEQLAQLRCEMEQQNQEYKILLDVKTRLEQEIATYRRLLEGEDAHLTQYKPKEPVTTRQVRTIVEEVQDGKVISSREQVHQTTR